The region GGCGGCAGGTCCTGCGCCCTGGGGCGGTGTCGCCGATGATACGGGCCGCGCCGACCGGGGGTTCCCGCGCGCCGGAACAGGGTCCGCCTTCCGGAGGGACCGCCCGCCCGGGCGGCGGACGCCCCGCGGCCGCCGGTTCCGGGCCCGGTGTCAGGTCCCGGTGGACTCCCGGGGCCGGCGGTCCCGGTCGGCCGGGCCGGGGGCCGGGGCCTCCCCGGGTTCCGCGGCGGGTTCCCGGCCGGGGTCCGCCCCGCGCCCTCGCACCGGGATGAACAGCCCGACGACGGTGCCCGCGGCGCAGGCCGCCACCCCCGCCCACAGCGCGGCGTCCATGCCCGCGCCCGACGGGTAGGGCACGCCGTCCACGGTGACCGTCAGCGAGGCGAACAGCAGGGCGAGCACCGCGCTGGCCGAGGAGGTGCCCAGGGAGCGGACCAGGGAGTTGATCCCGTTGGCGGAGGCGGTCGCGTCGCGGGGCACCGCGCCCATGATGAGGACGGGCATGGCCGCGAAGGAGACGGCCGTGCCCACGCTGACCAGGGTGCTCCCCAGGACCGCGTTGGCCAGGGAGCCGGGGGCCAGGACCCGGCCCAGGTAGGTCAGCCCCATGACGGCCAGCCCGAACAGCAGGGTCGGCTTGCCTCCCCAGCGGTCGAGCATGCGGCCGGCCACGGGGGAGAACACCAGCATCATCAGCCCGCTCGGCACCATGAGGAGCCCCGCGGTGACCACCGGCAGTGCCAGGCCGTACCCGGTCTCCGCCGGGACCTGGAGCTCCTGGGTGAGGACGAGGCCGTTGAGGAACATCGCGAACCCGGTGAAGTACGACGCGACGTTGGTCAGCAGCACCGGCGGCAGCACCGCCGTGCGCAGGTCGACCATGGGGGCGCGGGTCCTGAGCTGGAGCGGGATCCACAGGGCCAGGAACAGCAGCGACACCCCGGTCAGGACGAGCACGCGCGGTCCGCCCCAGCCCCAGGCGGCGCCCTTGGACAGCACCAGGAGCAGGCCGACCAGGACGACGGACAGCACCAGGGCGCCCAGGACGTCGAAACGGCCCGGGGAGCGCTGCGGCGACTCGGCGACCGCCAGCCGGATGAGCACGGTGAGCACGGCGCCGACGGCCGCGGTGGACCAGAACAGGGACGTCCATCCGAACGCGCCGTAGAGCACCCCCGACAGCGGGAGCCCCAGCGCGCCCCCGATGCCCAGGGTCGCGCTCATCAGGGCGATGCCCCCGGCCAGCCTCTCCCGGGGCAGCTGGTCGCGCATGATGCTGATGCCCACCGGGATCAGGGCGGTCCCGAACCCCTGCATGGCGCGCCCCACCAGGAGCGGCAAGAAGCCCCCGCCGACGGCGGCGATGAGGGACCCGGCCGTCATCACCGCGAGCGAGACCAGCAGCATGCGGCGCTTGCCGTACATGTCGGCCATGCGGGCGACGATCGGGGTGGCCACGGCGCCGGTCAGCAGGGTGGCGGTGACCAGCCAGGAGGCGTCGTCGGCGGAGACGCCCAGGATCCGGGGCAGGTCGGGGAGCAGCGGTATGACCAGGGTCTGCTGGAGGGAGACGATCATGCCGCAGAGGGTGAGGACACCGGTGGTGAGCCGGACGGGCATCCGCGGTGCGGACGACATGGGGCCTCCGGGGAGGGGGGTGAACAGGCGTTCACCGCCAGGGTAAACACCGTTCAACCCGATGGACACCCCGGCGGTCGAACGTGGCGCGGATCACCCGGACCCCCCGCGGAATCGCGTACGCGCTGATACGTCGCACGCTGTACGCCGTGTCGCCGCCCCCCGCGGATACTGGCCGCACGGGCGAGGAGCGGAGGGGCCATGGACACGGCGGGGACCACGGAGAAGGCGCGGCCGGGCGGACGGGAGCGGTCGCGGCGGGCGCCGCGGCGGCGCGCGGGCAGGCTCGGGCCCCGCACTCGCAAGGCCGTCCTCATCGTCCACATCGCCGCCTCGGGCGCGTGGCTCGGGCTCGACCTGGTCCTGGGGATCCTGGTGGCCACCGCGCTGCTGGGCGGCGACGGGGCGGCCCTGGCGGTGGCGGTGGCGGCGTTCGCCACCTGGCCCATGGTCGCGGTCGGCGTCCTCACCCTGGCCAGCGGTGTGGTGCTGGGCCTGGGGAGCAGGTACGGACTCGTGCGCTACAGATGGGTGCTGGTCAAGCTGGTGCTCAACGTGGTCCTGGTGTTCCTGGTGGTCGTCGCGCTCTCCCCGCAGGTCGGGGCGCTGGCCGGGGAGGGGCGGGCGGCGCTGGCCTCCGGAGGCGACCTGGCCTTCGACCCCGGGATGCTCTTCCCGCCGGTGGTCTCCTCCACGGCGGTCGCGTTCGCCATCGCGATCTCGGTCGTCAAGCCCTGGGGGCGGACCCTCCGCGGCCGGACGGCGGCCGGGGGTCCGGCTCACTGAGGCAGGGCGCGCACGAGCTCCAGGTCGTCGGGCGTCACCTCGAGCAGGGCGTCGTCGAATTCGTGGTGGCGCTCGACGTACCTGGCGACGTAGGGGCAGACGGGCACGATGCCCAGGCCCAGGGAGCGGGTCTCCGCCAGGGCCTCGGCGACCAGCGTGCCGGCCAGACCGCGCCCGGAGAAGCGCTCGTCGATCTCGGTGTGGAAGAAGACGCGCCGCCGGTCGTCGGCGTCCACGAACTTCGTGAACCCCACGACCTCCCCGTCGACGCTGATCGTGTACCGGTCCGCTGCTTCGGCCACAGTGGCCCTGCCGTCCGCCATGGGCCCATCATGCCCCCGCCCGGCCCCCTTGTGCCGGTACGGCGCGCGGCCTAGAATCTTGAACACCGTTCAATTATTGAACGCCGTTCAGAGAGGAAGGCGCCGATGAACGGACGACTGCTGGCACCCGACTTCGCCCGGGGCGGGATGCTCCTGCTCATCGTGCTGTCCAACACCGCGATCTTCTTCCACGGGGTCGCCGCCGTCGAAGGCGGGACCTCGGCGACCCCGGTGGCCGACCAGGTCGTCCGCTTCGCGATGATCGCCCTCCTCGACGTCCGCGTGTACCCGCTGTTCGCCTTCCTCGTCGGCTACGGGCTGGTCCGGGCCTACCAGGCCAGGTCCGCCGAACTGGGGGAGGACGCGGCGCGGGCCGTCATCCGCTCGCGCAACCGGTGGCTCGTCGTCTTCGGCCTCGCGCACGCGGCGCTGCTCATGGGCAGCGAGGTCCTGGGCGACTACGGCGTCATCGGCCTGATCCTGTGCGCGGTGTTCCTCGGCCGCGGCGAACGCCGGCTCAGGGCCGCGATCCTCACCGGAGCGGGCCTGCTCGCCGCGGTCCTGCTCGTGTCGGCGGCCGTCCTGGCCGCCTCGGTGGTCCTGCCGTCCACCGGGGCGGCGCCGGCGCTCGAACCGAGCGCGCAGGAGCTGAGCCTCAACGGCTCCGGCACCACCGACTACCTGGAGTCCGTGGTCACCCGCCTGTGGGGCTGGGTCTTCCTGATGGTGTTCGCCAACGGGCTCGGGGTCGTGATGCCCACCGCGATCCTCATCGGCATGTGGACGGCCCGGAGGCGGATCCTGGAGGAGCCGCACCGGCACCGCCGCCTCATCACCACGACGGCCGCCGTCGGGGTGGGCCTCGGGCTGGCGGGGTCGCTCCCCTCGGCGCTGGCGTACGCGGGCGTGTTCACCCCGGCGTCGGAGGCCGCGGAGGCGGCGCTGTTCCTGCTGGCCTGGACCTCAGGGCTCGCCGGCGGGCTGGGGTACGCGGCCCTGTTCGTGCTCGCCGCCGGGCGTCTCACGCGGGGAGGCCGCACGCCCCGGCCGGTCGCCGCCGTGGCGGCCCTGGGCAAGAGGTCCCTGAGCGGCTACCTCGCCCACTCGATGGTCATGGCCCCCGTGCTCTCGCTGTGGGGGCTGGGCCTGGCGGCGCACCTGACCGAGGCGACCGCCGCCCTGTTCGCGTTCTGCCTGTGGCTGCTCACCGTCGTCGTGGCCGCCCTCATGGAGAAGAAGGGGATGCGCGGACCGTTCGAGGTGCTGCTGCGTGGACTCGGCGCCCGCGCGGCGCGCCGCCGGACGGAGGCGGCGCGCTAGATTGGGCCGGTGCCGTCGACATCCCCACCCCGCCGCGGCCCGCGCCGCAGCCTGACCCGAGAGCGCATCGTCGACGAGGCGATCGCGGTCATCGAGGCCGACGGGCTGCCCGCCCTGTCCATGCGCCGCCTCGCCGAACGCCTCGACGTGGCCCCGGGCACCCTGTACACCTACGTCGCCAACCGGACGGCGCTGGAGACCCTCATCCTGGACGCGGTGGTGGCCCGCGACGCGCTCCCGCACGAACAGCCGGGGCCGTGGTGGCACCAGCTGGAGGAGTGGGCCCGGCGGGACCTGGCCGCCTTCCGCGAGCGGCCGTGGATCCTGGATCTGCGCCGGTCCGCCCGCGGCGTCGGCCCGGCCCTGATCACCTGGCTGGACTCGGCGCTGCGGGTGTTCGACGGCACCGGCCTGCCCGAACAGGTCAAGCTCGACATCATCGAGGCCCTGGACGCCTACGTCTGCGGGGCGGCCACCAGCGACGCCCAGTCCGGAGAGGACGAGCGCGTCGCGGCCCCGGAGTTGGCCGCCGAGGTCGGGGAGGCCTACTCCGGCGCCCTCGCCCTCCAGCGCGCCGTGGAGGGCGGCGCCCTCACCTCCCACGAGGGCCAGTTCGAGTTCGGCCTGCGCTGCCTGATCACCGGCTTCCGCGCCATCGCCGAGGAACACGGGAAGGCCGGGGAGGGCCCCTGACCGGCTCCGCCGGCCCGGATCCCGCCCGCGGCCGCCCCGGGGCGGTGCCGGGCCGCGCGTCCCGACACACCGTGCGGGGGAGGGGCGGACGCTCCGCTCCCTCCCCCCGGGCCGGCACCCGGCTCCGCGCGGTGCCCCCCACTGCCGCGGCGGGCACCGCGCGGCGCGTGCGGCGGTGGACGGTATGTCAACCGTCGGCGCTGGACGGGATGACGGGATCGGCCACCGGCCGGGCGAAGGTGTTGCGGAAGAGCCGGACCTCGGTCTTCCTGCTCTTGTAGTAGCCGACCGTGTGGTAGGAGGTGGTGGCGAAGTCCAGCCTGCCGTCGCCGTTCGCGTCGAGCACGGCGATGTGGGCGGTGGAGTCCCCGCTCACCCACTCGCGCACGACCACGCGGCCGGTGGAGTCCGCCTTCAGGTAGAGGACGCCCTGCGTGGGTTCGTTCGGATCGCTGTTCTGCGGTCCGCGCATGGCGATGAGGAACTCGTCGTCGCCGTCCCCGTCGAAGTCCGCGGCCACGACGTGGTGCCCGACCGCGTCGTACGACTTCTTCGGCCCCTCCTCATCGGATTCGATCGGCTGGGGGAAGACCTTCACCACCCGGCGCTCCCACGGCCGCTCGAACGGGCTCCCCGTCCCCCAGGGGCGGGTGTAGACCGCGACGGTGTTGCCGTGGAAGGGCTCCACCGTGACGATGCAGGAGGCGGCCTGTCCTCCGATCCGCCCGACGGCGACGTTGCCGCTCCCGCCGAACAGGGGGGTCTCCTTGTAGTTCGGCGGCCTGCCGATCTCCTGTGACGCGC is a window of Nocardiopsis changdeensis DNA encoding:
- a CDS encoding MFS transporter; this encodes MSSAPRMPVRLTTGVLTLCGMIVSLQQTLVIPLLPDLPRILGVSADDASWLVTATLLTGAVATPIVARMADMYGKRRMLLVSLAVMTAGSLIAAVGGGFLPLLVGRAMQGFGTALIPVGISIMRDQLPRERLAGGIALMSATLGIGGALGLPLSGVLYGAFGWTSLFWSTAAVGAVLTVLIRLAVAESPQRSPGRFDVLGALVLSVVLVGLLLVLSKGAAWGWGGPRVLVLTGVSLLFLALWIPLQLRTRAPMVDLRTAVLPPVLLTNVASYFTGFAMFLNGLVLTQELQVPAETGYGLALPVVTAGLLMVPSGLMMLVFSPVAGRMLDRWGGKPTLLFGLAVMGLTYLGRVLAPGSLANAVLGSTLVSVGTAVSFAAMPVLIMGAVPRDATASANGINSLVRSLGTSSASAVLALLFASLTVTVDGVPYPSGAGMDAALWAGVAACAAGTVVGLFIPVRGRGADPGREPAAEPGEAPAPGPADRDRRPRESTGT
- a CDS encoding DUF418 domain-containing protein → MNGRLLAPDFARGGMLLLIVLSNTAIFFHGVAAVEGGTSATPVADQVVRFAMIALLDVRVYPLFAFLVGYGLVRAYQARSAELGEDAARAVIRSRNRWLVVFGLAHAALLMGSEVLGDYGVIGLILCAVFLGRGERRLRAAILTGAGLLAAVLLVSAAVLAASVVLPSTGAAPALEPSAQELSLNGSGTTDYLESVVTRLWGWVFLMVFANGLGVVMPTAILIGMWTARRRILEEPHRHRRLITTTAAVGVGLGLAGSLPSALAYAGVFTPASEAAEAALFLLAWTSGLAGGLGYAALFVLAAGRLTRGGRTPRPVAAVAALGKRSLSGYLAHSMVMAPVLSLWGLGLAAHLTEATAALFAFCLWLLTVVVAALMEKKGMRGPFEVLLRGLGARAARRRTEAAR
- a CDS encoding GNAT family N-acetyltransferase produces the protein MADGRATVAEAADRYTISVDGEVVGFTKFVDADDRRRVFFHTEIDERFSGRGLAGTLVAEALAETRSLGLGIVPVCPYVARYVERHHEFDDALLEVTPDDLELVRALPQ
- a CDS encoding TetR/AcrR family transcriptional regulator, coding for MPSTSPPRRGPRRSLTRERIVDEAIAVIEADGLPALSMRRLAERLDVAPGTLYTYVANRTALETLILDAVVARDALPHEQPGPWWHQLEEWARRDLAAFRERPWILDLRRSARGVGPALITWLDSALRVFDGTGLPEQVKLDIIEALDAYVCGAATSDAQSGEDERVAAPELAAEVGEAYSGALALQRAVEGGALTSHEGQFEFGLRCLITGFRAIAEEHGKAGEGP